In Hallerella succinigenes, the following are encoded in one genomic region:
- a CDS encoding helix-turn-helix transcriptional regulator, producing MLVAVEKPRTRNTEAVSFKVEGERIPEWLLGIVREVYPTAKVEDGDDRIEISSTDWYKDMESRDTPARTLKIMRTAAGLTQKDLAKKLGIAFQNYNPLERGTRPITMQMAMRLADALGTSYEMFYKEK from the coding sequence ATGCTGGTAGCCGTGGAAAAGCCCCGTACGCGAAACACTGAGGCCGTCTCGTTCAAGGTCGAAGGCGAACGAATCCCGGAATGGCTTCTGGGGATAGTCCGCGAAGTTTACCCGACAGCGAAGGTTGAGGACGGCGACGATAGAATCGAGATATCGAGCACAGACTGGTACAAGGACATGGAATCCAGGGACACTCCGGCAAGGACGCTAAAGATCATGCGGACCGCCGCTGGACTCACGCAGAAGGATTTGGCAAAGAAATTGGGGATTGCGTTCCAGAACTACAACCCGCTTGAACGCGGAACGCGCCCAATCACCATGCAGATGGCGATGAGGCTTGCGGATGCCCTTGGCACGTCCTACGAGATGTTCTACAAGGAAAAATAA
- a CDS encoding DUF7675 family protein, whose product MELVENIKEKFSFYKENDTDKMYRVDFPDMDGWLAVSFDKKKVLFLYKDYPQNFSKEEKAIFEKEEPFWASFFNNGR is encoded by the coding sequence ATGGAACTTGTAGAAAACATAAAGGAAAAATTTTCATTTTACAAGGAAAATGACACGGACAAGATGTATCGCGTCGATTTTCCGGATATGGACGGTTGGCTAGCTGTTTCATTTGACAAAAAAAAAGTTCTATTTCTCTATAAGGATTATCCCCAGAATTTTTCGAAGGAAGAAAAGGCTATCTTTGAAAAAGAAGAACCTTTCTGGGCCTCATTTTTTAATAACGGTCGATAA
- a CDS encoding IS256 family transposase yields the protein MDNNIIKIDEEGLKNDLKGVIRKTIEETLNTMLDEEAAELCNAERHERTDERRNYRSGHYHRKLLTSAGEVDLSVPKLRLAPFETAIIERYRRRESSVEESLIEMYLAGVSVRRVEDVTELLWGSRVSASTVSNLNQKVYGKIEEWRNRAIGGEYPYVFVDGIYLKRSWGGEMTSVSVLVAIGVSEDGYREILGACEGASESKECWRSFLVSLRERGLNGVRLFTSDKHLGFLESASEVFPDAKWQRCMVHFFRNLMTKIPRNKLASAMPLLKATYAQEDKEATLKKVADVEQKLRDMGLKSAADLYRKGVMETLTYLDFPHEHWRSIRTNNILERLNREIRRRTRVVGCFPDGESALMLVCARLRHIATKEWGTKRYLNMKHLYEMEKENELKREQEKDGNVA from the coding sequence ATGGACAACAATATAATCAAAATCGACGAAGAAGGCCTCAAGAACGACCTGAAAGGAGTCATTAGAAAGACCATCGAGGAAACCCTCAACACGATGCTGGACGAGGAAGCCGCGGAGCTGTGCAACGCGGAAAGGCATGAGCGGACTGACGAGCGCAGGAACTACCGCAGCGGTCATTACCACCGCAAGCTTCTGACTTCCGCCGGAGAGGTCGACCTGTCCGTACCCAAGCTGCGCCTGGCCCCGTTCGAGACCGCCATCATCGAGCGCTACAGACGCAGGGAATCGTCCGTGGAGGAGTCTCTCATCGAGATGTACCTGGCGGGAGTATCCGTGCGCCGCGTGGAAGACGTCACGGAGCTCCTGTGGGGCTCTCGGGTCAGCGCCTCGACCGTCAGCAACCTGAACCAGAAGGTATACGGCAAGATCGAGGAATGGCGAAACAGGGCCATAGGCGGGGAATACCCCTACGTGTTCGTTGACGGCATCTACCTGAAGCGCAGCTGGGGCGGCGAAATGACCAGCGTCTCGGTACTTGTCGCGATAGGGGTGTCCGAAGACGGCTACCGGGAGATACTCGGAGCATGCGAGGGCGCAAGCGAAAGCAAGGAATGCTGGCGTAGCTTCCTCGTAAGCCTCAGGGAACGTGGCCTGAATGGCGTCCGGCTGTTCACATCGGACAAACACCTGGGCTTCCTGGAATCGGCCTCGGAAGTGTTCCCGGATGCGAAATGGCAACGCTGCATGGTGCATTTTTTCAGGAACCTGATGACAAAGATCCCTCGCAACAAGCTCGCTTCGGCCATGCCCCTGCTGAAGGCTACGTACGCCCAGGAAGACAAGGAGGCGACACTGAAAAAGGTTGCCGACGTAGAACAGAAACTGCGCGATATGGGGCTAAAATCCGCCGCAGACCTTTACCGCAAGGGCGTGATGGAGACGCTGACCTATCTCGACTTCCCGCACGAACACTGGCGCAGCATAAGGACGAACAACATCCTGGAACGCCTGAACCGGGAGATACGCAGAAGGACTCGGGTTGTGGGTTGCTTCCCGGACGGGGAATCTGCCCTGATGCTTGTGTGCGCTAGGCTAAGGCATATCGCCACGAAGGAATGGGGTACCAAGAGATACCTGAACATG